The nucleotide window GTGGGGTCGAAGCGCTTCACGGCCTTCATCAGACCGATATTGCCTTCCTGAATCAGGTCGGCATGCGGCAGCCCGTAGCCGAGGTAGTTACGTGCGATCGAAACCACCAGTCGCAGGTGCGAAAGCACGAGCTGGCGGGCGGCCTCGAGATCGTCGTTGTCGCGCAGACGCTTGGCGAGCGACTGCTCTTCCTCGGCGGTCAGCAGCGGAATACGGTGAACAGCCTGAATATAGCTGTCGATGTTGCCCAGACTGCCCGGCAGCATCAATGCCGACGGGGCAATAGCAAGGGCACGAGAATTCGGCGCCGTGCCGGTGGCCGGCGTCGTCGGATGCAAAGTGGCGGCAGTACTCAAGTGGTGGACTCCTGGTTAGCCTCTGGGAAAGCATTTTAGCACTCTCTCCAGACGAGTGCTAAAGACGTTAGAACCCTTACTGGGCGGGAAGTTTCCGAGGTCTCGGGGTTTTCCAGCAGCCCCGGGGTTCCGGGAAAAGTCACTGGCGCAAACGTGACGTGGATGGTGTAAATTGCAACCCAAGTCGCGTGTGTTCAGGTGTCGGCGAGAGGGGAGGTCAGCATGGCTGGAAAGCATATCGACGCAATCCGAGAGCTCGAAGCAGCGCGGTTTTCCGCGATGGTCGAGGTCGACGTCGAAAAACTGGACTCACTTCTGGCCGAGGGCGTTCGCTACGTTCACTCGAACGGCAAATGCGAAACAAAACAGCAATTTCTGGGCGCACTGACGTCCGGCCGCCGCCGCTATCTCGACATTCAGTCGTCGGATCAGCAACTTCACCAGTTCGGCGACACCGTCGTAGTGATCGGCAAGCTCTTGGTGGAGCTGGAAACCGCCACCGGCTCGCTGGAATCGCAAATGATCTATACGGCGGTCCATGTCCGCGAGGCCGAAGCCTGGCGGCTCATCTCGTGGCAGGCAACTCGGATGGCGTCGGCTGAATAACGGCGTGGCGGCACACCGCCAATACGTTATCGGCCCGCACCTTGTCGTTCACCCGGGCCGTCTCGGCAGCCCTCTCGATGACACGCTTCGAGCGTGTACTTCAAAGCAGAAGATTTGATGTGTTTCGGGATGAAATGTTCCGGAAATATCATATTTTTGCTGAAAAAACCTGATATCACCGAATTTCGCCCGACGACGATGGATTGCGCCCGGACGTCGCGCAACTGCCGCCTGTGCAAGCCGATTTGCGGCGGCTCAGTCAGCCTTTGACGCCCAGTGCCAGCCGGATCACCTCGACTTGCCGTGCGATCGGGGCTGGGATCGAGACGTCGCCGGCCAGCACAGCCTCGATCCAGCGCGCCGTTGCCTCGGCATCGGCGGTGGGCAGGGCGGGCGGTGCGCCCGAGGCACCTTCCTCGGCGGCTTGCCACGCGCGGGGTACGCCATCGGAGAAGCCGTCGATCGCGCCCTGACGGCGGGCATCGGCGACCGGTTCGCCTTCGGTGCCGCGTGCGAGCAGCACGCCGGGCGCCGGGCTGTTGGCCGCGTCGGCGAACATTTCGCCGAGCGTTTCTTTGTATTCCGGGTGGGTGTAATTCACCAGCCGCAATGCCGGTCCGGCGAAGGGCTGAAGCAACTTCACGACCGTGTGCCCGGAATTCCGTACGCCCAGTGCGGCGCGCATTTCCAGCAAGCGTTCGAGGCCGGGCGATAGCGAGGCAATCGGTAAATATGCGACGCGGCGGGTGCGCAGCGCTGCTTCCGCCTCGGCGCCCGACTGGCAAGCCGCGTGGCCCAGCGCGGCGAAGATGGCCTGTGTCCCCACGCGATTCGCGCCGCTGTGATGCTGACCGTGGACGAGCACCGGAATGCCCTCGCGGGCGAGCAGCAAAGCCAGCAGCGGTGTGAGATTGGGCTGTTTGCGTGCGCCGTTGTAACTCGGCAGCAGCACCGGCGGCGGTGCATCGTCGGGGGCCTTGAGTGGCGTGAAGGTGGCGTGGGCGGCATCGAGCATCGCGCGCAATTCCACCGGTGTTTCGCCCTTGATACGGTACGCAATCAACACGCCGCCAAGCTCTGCGGGCGCCACGCGATCCGCGAGAATCGCATCGAATAGCATCCGCGTTTCGTCAGCGCTCAACGGCCGTGCCCCTTTGGCCCCCCGGGCGATGGTTTTGAGCAGCGGTGCGCAGGCAAACGGAGCAGCAGTGGTCATGACGCGTCAGGGGTTCGAGATATGGGGAGTCGGCGACTTCGGGCCGCACTACAGGGCACATTCGGGGCACATTCGGGGCGCAAGCAGGGAACATGCAGGGCGCAGACAGCGGCGAAGTCAGGCTTCCATCATACGCAATCAGGTGTTGCAGCGGGCAACGCTTCAAGTACCATCTCGTGTCTGTGCGGGGCGTGGCGAGTGCCATGCAACATACCGCACTCGCGACGACGTCTGTCGACCGTCCCGCCGCCTGCTTACCCGGAATATCCCGTCATTGAGGAGCGCCATGTCCACGCTGTACAGCTATTTCCGCAGTTCCGCCGCGTATCGCGTGCGGATCGCACTCAATCTGAAGGGCCTCGACTACGACACCGTGCCGGTGCATCTCGTGCGCGACGGTGGCGAACAACTCAAGCCCGCGTATCGCGCGCTCAACGTCAATGCGCTGGTGCCGACGTTTGTCGATGGTGACGTGAACATTCACCAGTCGCTCGCGATTATCGAGTATCTGGAAGACATTCACCCGACGCCCGCCTTGCTGCCGGCCGACCCGGTTGCCCGGGCGCAGGTGCGTGCGCTGGCACTCGATATCGCGGCAGATATCCATCCGATCGACAATCTGCGCGTGCTGCGCTACCTGAAGCACGACCTCGGCGTGACCGAGGAGCAGAAGAACGCGTGGTACGTGCACTGGGTGATCGAAGGACTGACGTCGCTCGAAGCGCGTCTGCAAGCGCAGCCGCAGCCCGGCAAGTTCACGTTCGGCGACACGCCTACGCTGGCCGATTGCTGCCTCGTGCCGCAGATCTACAACGCGAATCGCTTCAAGATCGACATGACGCCGTTCCCGCGTATTGCGGCCGTGAACGCACATTGCCTCACGCTCGACGCCTTCCAGCGCGCCACGCCCGAAGCGCAACCCGACGCAGAGTAAGCGCTTCGATGATCGATCCGGCTTTCTGGCGGGGCATGGCGCTCGGCGCCAGCCTCATCATTGCGATTGGCGCGCAAAACGCATTTGTCTTGCGGCAGGGCATTCTGAAGCGTCATGTCGGCCTCGCTGTCGCGGTCTGTGCCATTTGCGATATGGCACTCATCGCGGCCGGTGTGGCGGGCATGGGCGGGCTGATTGCGGCCTATCCGCGCTTTCTGACGGCCGTCACGTGGGGCGGTGCGGCGTTTCTGTTCTGGTACGGGCTGCGCGCGTGGCGGGCGGCGTTTCGCGGCACCGGTGCCTTGCAGGCCGACGGCAGCCGCGTGGCGACGCAGGAGATGACGTGGCAGCGCGCGTTGGTGCTGGTGCTTATGCTCTCGCTGCTTAACCCGCACGTGTATCTCGATACGGTGATTCTGCTCGGCGGCATCGGTGCGCGCGAGTCAGCACCCGGGAATGCATGGTTTGCGGCGGGGGCGATGACCGCGTCTGTGCTGTGGTTCACTACGCTCGGCTACGGTGCCCGATTGCTGGCCCCGCTGTTCTCCCGCGCGCGGGCTTGGCAGATTCTCGACGGCATCGTCGGCGTGATGATGTGGGGACTCTGCGCAGGGCTGATCGCGCAGCAGTTGTGATGAGGTGAGGCGGCGCGCTGGCGCGGCCTGATGTGTTGAGCCTTCGCTGAACGTGCGCTGAAAAAAACGGCCCGCTACTCGATGAGTGCGGGCCGTTGTTCTTTGGCGAGGGGGGCGGTCTTACCCGAGCAATGCGTCGGAGAACTCGCGCGCCGAGAACGGTTGCAGGTCTTCGACCTTCTCGCCCACGCCGATGAAGTAGACCGGCACCGGGCGCTGGCGGGCGATGGCGGCGAGAATGCCGCCCTTGGCCGTACCGTCGAGCTTGGTGACGATGAGGCCCGTGAGTTGCAGGGCGTCGTCGAACGCCTTGACCTGCGCGAGCGCATTCTGGCCGGTGTTGGCGTCGATGACGAGCAGCACTTCGTGCGGTGCGCCGTCGGCGGCCTTGCCGAGCACGCGCTTGATCTTCTTGAGCTCTTCCATCAGATGCAACTGCGTGGGCAGGCGCCCGGCCGTGTCTGCCATCACGATGTCGATCTTGCGGGCGCGGGCGGCGCTCACGGCGTCGAACACCACGGCGGCGGGGTCGCCGCTTTCCTGTGCCACGACCGCGACGTTGTTGCGCTCGCCCCAGATCGTCAGTTGCTCGCGCGCGGCGGCGCGGAACGTGTCGCCCGCAGCGAGCAGCACCGATTGGTCATAGCTCTGGAAGTGCTTGGCGAGCTTGCCGATGCTGGTGGTCTTGCCGGCACCGTTCACGCCGGCGATCATCACCACCAGCGGGGCTTCGCGGCCCAGCACGAGACTCTGTTCCAGCGGCGAAAGCAACTCGACCAGCAGGTCGTGCAGCGCGCGCTTGACCTGTTCACCTTCGGTCAGACGTTCCGCCTTGACCTTCTTGCGCAACGCGTCGAGCAGGAACGTGGTGGCTTCGACGCCCGCGTCGCTCATGAGCAGCGCGCTTTCCAGTTCCTCGAAGAGATTCTCGTCGACCTTCACGCCGACGAAGATGCCGGTGAGCCCGGCGCTGGTCTTCGACAGCCCGGCCTTCAGGCGCGTGAGCCACGAACGTTTGGCAGCGGGCGCTGCGGCGGGGGCTGCGACGATTTCGCCGATGGCCTCGCCGCTGTCGTCCTTGACGACGACGGGGGCCGGGGCCGGTGCGGTCTCGACTTCTGGTTCGAATTCCGCCTCAGGTGCCGACTCGGTTTCCGGTTCGGCTTCCTGTTCGACTTCCGGCGCGATAGTCACCGGATTGGGGACATTCGCCACAGGCGTTTCAGACAACACCGCCGTTTTTGACGCTTCGGCGTCACGGACGGGGGCGCTTTGCGGAACATTCGGCGTAGCGGCAGGCGTTGCCGGGGCCGCAGGTGCCGCCACAGGGGGCGGTGGAACGACGGGCGCTGCCGGTGCTGCGGGCGCGGTCACCGGCGCTTGAGCGGCCTGCGGCGCAGCAGGCTGGATCGGTGCCGGGGCAGCGGTCGCTGGCGCGGGCGCGGGTGCCGGTGCGGCAGACGCGGCTTCGGGGGCGGCCTTTGCGACGGCCTCATCGGACGCGTTTTCGACGGGCGATGCGGGGCTCGGCTCGGCGGATTTGTTACCGCCCGACGTGAAACGCTTGAAGAAACTGAACATGGAGTGAGGAACTTGGCGTGGGGAGCGCGCTCGGAGACGTCTCTGATTTGTCGTGCCATTCGCGCCGGGCAAAACGCCCTACAATGGGCGGTCGCGTTTCCGGCGCGGGAAATGCGACGTATTTTATCAGACGCGTCTCGACGTCCATCAAGGGCAAAAGGGAATTCATGAGGGGATCCATGAGAGGAACCATGCGCTGGCTTCACGCCTTGGCCGGTCTGACCTTGGCCGGGGTGATAAGCCTGGGCCATGCCGCCGACACCACCGGCAGCAAAACGACGGACAACACTTCCGAATTCACACTCTCCAACGGGCTGCGGCTGATCGTGCGCGAAGACCATCGGGCGCCGACGGTCGCGCATGTGGTCTGGTACCGCGCGGGCTCGCTCGACGAGTTCAACGGCACGACGGGCGTGGCTCACGCGCTTGAGCACA belongs to Pandoraea norimbergensis and includes:
- a CDS encoding nuclear transport factor 2 family protein, with translation MAGKHIDAIRELEAARFSAMVEVDVEKLDSLLAEGVRYVHSNGKCETKQQFLGALTSGRRRYLDIQSSDQQLHQFGDTVVVIGKLLVELETATGSLESQMIYTAVHVREAEAWRLISWQATRMASAE
- the ybiB gene encoding DNA-binding protein YbiB, with protein sequence MTTAAPFACAPLLKTIARGAKGARPLSADETRMLFDAILADRVAPAELGGVLIAYRIKGETPVELRAMLDAAHATFTPLKAPDDAPPPVLLPSYNGARKQPNLTPLLALLLAREGIPVLVHGQHHSGANRVGTQAIFAALGHAACQSGAEAEAALRTRRVAYLPIASLSPGLERLLEMRAALGVRNSGHTVVKLLQPFAGPALRLVNYTHPEYKETLGEMFADAANSPAPGVLLARGTEGEPVADARRQGAIDGFSDGVPRAWQAAEEGASGAPPALPTADAEATARWIEAVLAGDVSIPAPIARQVEVIRLALGVKG
- the maiA gene encoding maleylacetoacetate isomerase — protein: MSTLYSYFRSSAAYRVRIALNLKGLDYDTVPVHLVRDGGEQLKPAYRALNVNALVPTFVDGDVNIHQSLAIIEYLEDIHPTPALLPADPVARAQVRALALDIAADIHPIDNLRVLRYLKHDLGVTEEQKNAWYVHWVIEGLTSLEARLQAQPQPGKFTFGDTPTLADCCLVPQIYNANRFKIDMTPFPRIAAVNAHCLTLDAFQRATPEAQPDAE
- a CDS encoding LysE/ArgO family amino acid transporter, translated to MIDPAFWRGMALGASLIIAIGAQNAFVLRQGILKRHVGLAVAVCAICDMALIAAGVAGMGGLIAAYPRFLTAVTWGGAAFLFWYGLRAWRAAFRGTGALQADGSRVATQEMTWQRALVLVLMLSLLNPHVYLDTVILLGGIGARESAPGNAWFAAGAMTASVLWFTTLGYGARLLAPLFSRARAWQILDGIVGVMMWGLCAGLIAQQL
- the ftsY gene encoding signal recognition particle-docking protein FtsY — its product is MFSFFKRFTSGGNKSAEPSPASPVENASDEAVAKAAPEAASAAPAPAPAPATAAPAPIQPAAPQAAQAPVTAPAAPAAPVVPPPPVAAPAAPATPAATPNVPQSAPVRDAEASKTAVLSETPVANVPNPVTIAPEVEQEAEPETESAPEAEFEPEVETAPAPAPVVVKDDSGEAIGEIVAAPAAAPAAKRSWLTRLKAGLSKTSAGLTGIFVGVKVDENLFEELESALLMSDAGVEATTFLLDALRKKVKAERLTEGEQVKRALHDLLVELLSPLEQSLVLGREAPLVVMIAGVNGAGKTTSIGKLAKHFQSYDQSVLLAAGDTFRAAAREQLTIWGERNNVAVVAQESGDPAAVVFDAVSAARARKIDIVMADTAGRLPTQLHLMEELKKIKRVLGKAADGAPHEVLLVIDANTGQNALAQVKAFDDALQLTGLIVTKLDGTAKGGILAAIARQRPVPVYFIGVGEKVEDLQPFSAREFSDALLG